In one window of bacterium DNA:
- a CDS encoding AAA family ATPase, which yields HPKVIFLDEPTLGLDPQTRNHVWSYLKNLNQSEGITVFFTTHYMDEADRVAQRIAIIDQGKIVASGTPQELRAKTNTTSLEDAFLALTGKTIREEEAGSMERMRMMHRAHGRR from the coding sequence TCATCCGAAGGTCATCTTCCTGGACGAGCCGACCCTGGGCCTTGACCCGCAAACCCGGAACCATGTCTGGAGCTACCTCAAGAATTTGAACCAGTCCGAAGGAATCACCGTCTTCTTCACGACCCACTACATGGACGAGGCCGACCGCGTCGCGCAGCGCATCGCGATTATCGACCAGGGCAAGATTGTCGCATCCGGCACACCGCAGGAACTCAGGGCCAAGACCAACACGACCTCGCTTGAGGACGCGTTCCTTGCCCTGACCGGCAAGACCATTCGCGAGGAAGAGGCCGGCAGCATGGAACGTATGCGCATGATGCATCGCGCGCACGGAAGGCGGTAA
- a CDS encoding ABC transporter permease, protein MKTIYILWLRQLKRYFRSKSRIIGSLGQPLLFLLALGFGFGPTFQRAGQGNYMQFLAPGIIVMSIIFTALFSGIEIIWDRQFGFLKETLVAPVSRMNIMIGRTLGGATVATLQGIIVLFISMLAGFRPVNWAATPLAVLAMVLTALLFCALGTAIASALSDMQGFQLIMNFLVMPLFFLSGALFPLPARGAMTTIARFNPLSYGVDALRGLLVNIVHFGLPLDFTALAVVTLLFLLVGSYLFSRIQV, encoded by the coding sequence ATGAAGACGATCTACATCCTCTGGCTCCGGCAACTGAAGCGCTACTTCCGGTCCAAGTCGCGGATTATCGGCTCGCTCGGCCAGCCGCTGCTCTTCCTGCTCGCGCTCGGCTTCGGGTTTGGCCCGACGTTCCAGCGGGCCGGGCAGGGCAACTACATGCAGTTCCTCGCCCCGGGCATCATCGTCATGAGCATCATCTTCACCGCGCTCTTCTCCGGTATCGAGATAATCTGGGACCGCCAGTTCGGGTTTCTCAAGGAGACGCTGGTCGCCCCGGTCTCGCGGATGAACATCATGATCGGCCGCACTCTGGGCGGGGCCACGGTCGCCACCCTGCAGGGCATCATCGTCCTCTTCATTTCGATGCTTGCCGGGTTCCGACCGGTGAACTGGGCCGCAACGCCTCTGGCGGTTCTGGCCATGGTTCTGACCGCTCTCCTGTTCTGCGCGCTCGGCACCGCCATCGCCTCGGCGCTCTCCGACATGCAGGGCTTCCAGCTCATCATGAACTTCCTCGTCATGCCCCTGTTCTTCCTGTCCGGCGCTCTCTTTCCGCTTCCGGCCAGGGGCGCGATGACCACCATCGCCCGGTTCAACCCGCTCTCCTACGGCGTAGATGCCTTGCGCGGCCTGCTGGTGAACATCGTCCACTTCGGTCTGCCCTTGGACTTCACCGCGCTGGCCGTGGTTACGCTGCTCTTTCTCTTGGTCGGGAGTTACCTCTTCTCGAGGATTCAGGTCTGA